Genomic DNA from Solanum dulcamara chromosome 4, daSolDulc1.2, whole genome shotgun sequence:
TTCTGAGGTTTGTTGTTGATTCTATAATAAATGgtgatgataatgataaactTACTTCTCCTGAAGAGAGGAGACAGGAACCTGTCAAAGAAACACTTCCTTTAATATTCCGGTTTGAAGACGAGGAACCTCTCCCCCCGGAGAAACAAGAATGGCAAAAAGAAATTGAAGATCTTTTTGCTGAAATGGACGTGTGTACCTTAGAATCATGTATTGGCTTCACAAATCCATCCGTTTTGCCGATGCAGGGATCAAAAGTTAGTGGCTGTCAGATGGGGAACCACCATCTTGTTCTAGATGAACAAATTGGACTCATCTGTAAAGTTTGTTCACATGTGCATTTGGAGATCAAGTATATCTTCCCTCCTTTTGTGAGTATACGAGTTTTGTTCCTGTCACGCACTTATCTTTTCAATTAGGACACAATTTACAAAATCTTTTGTTATTACTTTAACAGATTCCATCTTTTATCttaatgacttttttttttaattccaaCTTTGATCATTGATATGGGCAAAAGTACAACTTTGAGTTTGGCATCCCAAACTTTGACATGATACAGAAAAATTAGCAACAGTGTAGGACTGTTCTATTAAGTACCACCAAAAAGGCCTGTGTGTGTGTCCAAATTAGCTCAAAAGCTAACTGGACACAACGTACACTTTAGGGGGGGCTCATAAATAATATTGGCAGTCTCATTGGTTTAGTTCTAAAGGTTGGAAAATCCCATCTATCCATATTGGAGAGACCTCTAACTTGCTTAGGAAGGGCCGAAAAAGAGTTGAAGAGGTGGAGTCCTTCAATGCCATGACTCAAGGTGGCGAGCTTGTCAGCAGGTTTATTAGCCTCCCTAAAGCAATGGGTGGAAGACAATGCCATGACTCAAGGTGGCGAGCTTGTCAGCAGGTTTATTAGCCTCCCTAAAGCAATGGGTGGAAGACGTAAGGTGGCGAGCTTGTCCAGGGATAATATTGATGCCCAACTTAGCCACTTCCACATCAGTAGGCAGCCTATTATAAATAGCTATCTATGCGAGGAAAGCCATTTTAAATGGAATGCTGTTATTCCAGATCTTGTTGGTGGCATTGTTGAGATCTCTTTTCTTTCTAATAATATCCCAGGAAGAGTGGAGAGTGAAGTGGCCAGAATTAGTATTTTCCCAGATAGTTTGTCATTTGTGAGGACGTTGAGAATAATCTCCAAGTTGATATTATTGTTCTTCAGGACATCGGGGAGCTCTACTTGGAGTAAATTCCAGTTCCATTCACCATTACTAAGAACAATGTTTAGCTTGATTTTAATTCACTAGAACTGTATGTATTGGTTTTTGCTCTATTTATGCAtgccaatttttttaaaaacaattcTGTTGCACACATGTTCTACTAAATCTAAATTTATGGTAGTTTCTTCTATAGCTTGCCATGTCAAGCTGGAGGTAGTGATGCTTTTTAGTGGTTAGGATAATTTAGAATGGAAATGTACTTGCCATAGTGCATGATAAGAATAGGGGCAATGCAGCTGGTTCTATTCCTAAGAAATTTGTAATAAGTTCTTGGATGTGGAACTTTTGACAGTTCGCTATATCCTAATGttttctctttcaattaaatGGACATGCTAAAATTTTACAGCGGTAAGTGGAATTAGTTCAGTAAATTAGTTTGTGAGGATTCTTAGTTCATACAGTTTTATTTATACTTGATACCCCTGGTTACATGTTCTTTTTCATTCTTGTATTTGATTTTATCAACTCTGCTctccaatttatttttgttcACTGTTAAATTCTTTAACTTATGTTATCTGCAGGCTGAGAGAACCCGAGGGAGGTATGGAAGAAAGTATTTTGGAGATTCGTCATCGCTCTTGGATGTTGACGGCTTTAGATTTTATGATTCTTCCGCAGTCCATAATTCTGCTATTTATATGGAAGGAACTGTGTGGGATTTAGTTCCCATGAATGCCAAAGCAACAATGTATCGTCATCAACGTGAAGGATTTGAATTTATGTGGAAAAATATTGCTGGAGATATAATCCTTGAAAAGCTCAGAGAGCCTCTATCTGGTAGTAGGGGAGGATGCATAATCTCACATCCACCTGGCACAGGAAAAACCCGTCTGACCATAGTATTTCTTCAGGCATTTCTGAAGCAGTTTCCAAAGTGTCGGCCTGTAATCGTAGCTCCATCTAATTTGCTTCTTAACTGGGAAGCCGAGTTCCAGAAATGGGAGGTGGACATTCCCTTCCACAACTTGAATAGCAAAGATTTCACTTTCCAGGAAGATGAGGCCACTGTTAGTGTCTTCCACTGTTTATCCCATGCTGGAAAAAGAGACCCACAGCTTATACGCATGGTGAAGCTAAGGTCCTGGGCTAAAAGTAAGAGTGTTTTGGGAATTAGCTATGATTTGTTTAGGATTCTCACGGGAGAAGCTGGGGATGGTTACGCCAAAGAGATCAGAGAAATACTTCTAAAATTACCTGGTCTTCTGGTCCTTGAAGAAGGGCACACTGCTCGGAATGAGCAAAGCCTTATGTGGCAAGCTTTAAACAAGGTTGAAACAGAGAAGCGTATACTCTTGTCTGGAACTCCCTTCCAGAATAACATCAAAGAGTTGTACAACACCCTCTGTGTAGTTAGTCCAAAATTTGCTGCAGATTTGGAGCAGAAATGGACTTCTCTTAGCAGTTCCATTGACAAGAATGTCCGAGCATTGGAAGAGCTTAGAGATATGATTGCACCACTAGTCCATAGGTGTAGTGAAAATGTAAAGAAGGAAAGCCTTCCGGGAATAAGGGACACTGTGATACACTTGAAACCCACAGATTTGCAGAAGGAGCTGTTTAAGAGATTTCCCAAGAACCCAGGCTCCTTTTACAAACAAAATGTGGTGTCTCTAATCTCTGTTCATCCATCATTAGTGGCAAATAGGAGTGAGTTCTGTGACTTAGAAAGTCAGCTAAAAGAAAGAGGATGTCGGTTGGATCCAAATGCTGGAGTAAAAATGAAATTCGTTATTGAACTAATCAGACTTTGTGATGGCTTGAAGGAGAGGGTTATAATATTCAGCCAGTTACTTGATCCTCTAAACCTGATCAAGGAGCAACTCAATTCTCTCTTTGACTGGACTATAGGCCGAGAGATTCTCTATATGGACGGTAAACTTGACGTGAAGCAGCGGCAGATGTCAATAAATTCTCTTAATGACCCTAAGAGTGATGTAAAAGTGCTTCTTGCATCGATAAAAGCCTGTTCAGAAGGAATAAGTCTTGTAGGGGCTTCAAGAGTGGTTTTGCTTGACGTTCTCTGGAATCCCTCAGTAGAACAGCAAGCCATCAGTCGAGCTTACAGGAATGGTCAGACTAGAGTTGTGCATGTTTACTGTCCAGTGACATCAAAATGGGAGGTTGACAAGATCGAACAGCAGACGAGAAAAAGGTATCATTCTGATGTGCTTTTGTCTAGGAATGAAGTGAATACTTGCCAGACGAATCCTTCATGTTCTCTGTCAGATGATTACATACTAGAAGCCATGGTTCAGCATGAGAGCCTTCGTCACATATTTGAAAAACTATCTCATGCACCACGTGTGGTGCCTACGACATGCTTCCATGCACGATGAAGGTATGCTTTCTTCTCGTTTGCTGGTACATGAAGCAACCAGACTTGTTTAGTGTATTTTGTCAACTGTCTGTTTTTGAAAAATGGCTCAAACCCTTTATCTCTTTCTTGTCAGATCACTTGGAGCTCTCTTTTGGGTTGCGAATTGGTGACACCTGTTAGGACATAATTTTTGAAGCCATCCGTCTGTGAGGTGCTTTATGACAGGTACACTACCATACCATCAGTAAGCATTTTTCTGCAGATTCTAAATGATGTATTCACAAAAACTACTGTAATTATTTCCTTGTTAATGATATTGCCGATGAATGATCCCAGGGCATCGG
This window encodes:
- the LOC129884993 gene encoding SNF2 domain-containing protein CLASSY 4-like translates to MDSGDASSVPKRRTRQQFLKYCVELIDKRNKLTQNGNTNHSSTTCSVNIEEDDVSCERKRIKVEEKNTSCDGGDKTKMEKWSEDARMVRSLEKGKKKVDNGKRKFSPGTCESKSITKRPFIQEISDSDDDDDDSEEEESGPDPDDVIIGKVAADSIVNTGSGSGSWSNVGSFGLRSPTLNAADDFISSTSSMSRTTSPSEQRKSEEPIDHEKSEDFVDPSKSQQEFTDTTESSQSESEASSDEDDDDPEDKDYRVHELSSSSQSEDIKSDFDDDYDGRKETKKDDLRSDYIGSGFDNDYDGRMESEDDDLSSPTKQKNNEKGKKESNGRLLPQLAVESEKHRGRTYLLRPRSLPKSIKKRSNHGSCNSPVLLSDDEGSKSSSEEDCQADESVQNAVVQKDQKDVVRKDRKTQKKILKDSEFLRFVVDSIINGDDNDKLTSPEERRQEPVKETLPLIFRFEDEEPLPPEKQEWQKEIEDLFAEMDVCTLESCIGFTNPSVLPMQGSKVSGCQMGNHHLVLDEQIGLICKVCSHVHLEIKYIFPPFAERTRGRYGRKYFGDSSSLLDVDGFRFYDSSAVHNSAIYMEGTVWDLVPMNAKATMYRHQREGFEFMWKNIAGDIILEKLREPLSGSRGGCIISHPPGTGKTRLTIVFLQAFLKQFPKCRPVIVAPSNLLLNWEAEFQKWEVDIPFHNLNSKDFTFQEDEATVSVFHCLSHAGKRDPQLIRMVKLRSWAKSKSVLGISYDLFRILTGEAGDGYAKEIREILLKLPGLLVLEEGHTARNEQSLMWQALNKVETEKRILLSGTPFQNNIKELYNTLCVVSPKFAADLEQKWTSLSSSIDKNVRALEELRDMIAPLVHRCSENVKKESLPGIRDTVIHLKPTDLQKELFKRFPKNPGSFYKQNVVSLISVHPSLVANRSEFCDLESQLKERGCRLDPNAGVKMKFVIELIRLCDGLKERVIIFSQLLDPLNLIKEQLNSLFDWTIGREILYMDGKLDVKQRQMSINSLNDPKSDVKVLLASIKACSEGISLVGASRVVLLDVLWNPSVEQQAISRAYRNGQTRVVHVYCPVTSKWEVDKIEQQTRKRYHSDVLLSRNEVNTCQTNPSCSLSDDYILEAMVQHESLRHIFEKLSHAPRVVPTTCFHAR